From the Oxalobacter vibrioformis genome, the window AGACGATGCGGCGACCCGGCTCTTCTCATCCTACGGTATCACAGTCAATGGCGACGATCCGCTTTTCAAGGCCTTGCGCGGGCTGATCAACAATGCCGCCACCCAGGATACCCAGCTCCAAAACATCAAGCAGGCGCTGGAAAATGCCGGTATCGATTTTGAAAAAGTGCCGGAAAACCAGAAGGTGGATGCAGAGCAGCTCGGCAAGCTGGTGGAATAAGCCCTTATTGCGTGAACAGAAAAAAGCCGTACGGCGCACTACGCAGTACGGCTTTTTTGCCGGCCGGGAAAAGTTTATTTTTTCCCGGCGGTTTTATTGCGTGCCGAAGAAGAAAGCACTTTTTTGGCCGACTTCGCGATTTTTTTTACGTTGGCGACTGTCCGGGATTTTGCCGAACCGTTTGCAGCTTTTGATTTGCCACCGCCCCGTTTGTACTGATCGTAGTATTTGTCCAGCAGGGTACGCACGGCCTGGCCGATACGGGTGTATTCAACTTCTGTCAGGTTGGCCAGCGAAACGCGTGCGGACGGGTGGCTGGTGCCAAAGCCGGAACCCGGCAAAAGCACGACACCGGATTTTTCCGCCAGTTCAAACAGGAATTCATTGGGCTCGAGTTTTTTCAGCAGCCATTTGACAAAATCCGGGCCATAAAGCTGTACCCCCTGGGTTTCCAGATCCAGCAGATGGTAATAGGCGACTTCGTTCTCGTCGTGTTCCGGCCGGATTTCCTGGTCACGGTAGAGCGCATCCAGGCGGCGGCGGATCAGGCGTTTCATGGCCTTCTTGTATTCGTCATTTTCATCCATCAGGGCAAAGAGTGAAAACATCACCATCTGCACCTGCGCCGGGGTGGCAAGGCCTGCGGTATGGTTCAGCGCCACGGTACGGCTGTCCGCCACGAGGCGGTCGATGAATTTCAGGTGGCGCGGATCGGTGGTGATGGATTGGTAACGCTCATCCAGTGCTTTTTTTGTTTTTTCCGGCAATTTGGCAATGGCCTTGTCGAAGATGTTGTTTTCGTGGACGGCAATCACGCCGAGGCGCCAGCCGGTTGCGCCAAAATACTTGGAAAAGGAGTAAACGAGAATGGTATTTTGCGGGCAGGTGGCGAAAAGCGAGGTAAAGTTGTCGGCAAAAGTGCCATAAACATCGTCCGTGAGGATGATGAGATCCGGGCGTTTCTTGACGATTTCAGTGAGGTACTGCAGGTCTTCATCCGAAATCCTGACCGAAGGCGGATTGCTCGGGTTGACCAGGAAGAAGGCCTTGATTTTCGGGTCAAGCAGCTTGTCGAGTTCTTTTTTGCTGTATTGCCACTGGTTTTCGGGCTCGGCATTGATGCCGATTTCAACGAGCTGGTAGTCGTTGAGTTCGGGGATTTCGATGTAAGGCGTGAAAATGGGCATGCCCAGCGCGATGGTGTCGCCTTCTTTTAACAGATGGTTTTCCTTCATCGACTCGAAAAGATAGGTCATGGCTGCCGTGCCGCCCTCAACGGCAAACATGTCGAATTTGCCGGTAAAGGGAGTATTACCGATCATTTCCTTGCGGATGTATTCGCCGACGATTTTTTCCGAGAGCGTGAGCATGCGGTCCGGTACCGGGTACATGCAGCCGAGGATGCCTTCACACATTTCATAGATGAACTCACCAGCGGGAATGCCAAGGTGATCCCGCACGTAGGAAACGGCTTTGCGGATAAAGGGAACGCCCTGGACATTTCGGTATTCGTTGGTGAAGATGTCAAATCGCCCCTCCAGACCGGTTTTTTCGGGAAAACCGCCTACGCCTTCCGGCAGGTAGGAAAAGCTGCGCTCGGACTCCTGCATGGCAAAAAGCCCCATCTGGAAGAAGCCGTGGCGCGGCTCGGTTGCCAGGAAATTGGGATTGCCCCGCCCGGCATTCAAAAGCAGCTGGGCCTTGTTCTGCGAGGCGGTATCAATGAGGAAATTCTTGAGTTCAAAGGGGCTTAAGGATGCCAGTTCCTTCAGGTTGGGCGTGCTCATGGTTGGTTCCTTTCAGTGAGAAAGTGTATTCAGGTAAATGCCACAACAAGCGGGCCGAGTAGCGTGAGAAAGACATTTGCCAGCGCATAGGTGATGGCAAAGGGCGTTGTCGGGACCGAGTTTTCCGCCTTGTCCAGGATTTCGCCAAATGCCGGGTTGGCGCTGCGCGAGCCGCTCAAGGCCCCGGCAAAGATCGCCACGTTGTCGTACTTGAGGACGTAGCGCCCAAAGACCATGGTGATGATAAGCGGGATAATGGTGACGAGCACGCCGATCAGGAAAATGGAGACCCCGTGCGCCTTGACGGTATCAACGGCCTGCATGCCGTAATTCAGTCCGACCACGGCAACAAATCCGGCAAGTCCCAGATCTTTCAGCAACTGTGAAGCGGCACCCGGAAGCGAGCCCATATTCATGTGCCGGCTGCGCCACCAGCCGAAGATGAGGCCGGATAGCAGCGCACCGCCGCCACTGCCGAGCGTGATGGGAATGCTGTC encodes:
- a CDS encoding bifunctional aspartate transaminase/aspartate 4-decarboxylase — encoded protein: MSTPNLKELASLSPFELKNFLIDTASQNKAQLLLNAGRGNPNFLATEPRHGFFQMGLFAMQESERSFSYLPEGVGGFPEKTGLEGRFDIFTNEYRNVQGVPFIRKAVSYVRDHLGIPAGEFIYEMCEGILGCMYPVPDRMLTLSEKIVGEYIRKEMIGNTPFTGKFDMFAVEGGTAAMTYLFESMKENHLLKEGDTIALGMPIFTPYIEIPELNDYQLVEIGINAEPENQWQYSKKELDKLLDPKIKAFFLVNPSNPPSVRISDEDLQYLTEIVKKRPDLIILTDDVYGTFADNFTSLFATCPQNTILVYSFSKYFGATGWRLGVIAVHENNIFDKAIAKLPEKTKKALDERYQSITTDPRHLKFIDRLVADSRTVALNHTAGLATPAQVQMVMFSLFALMDENDEYKKAMKRLIRRRLDALYRDQEIRPEHDENEVAYYHLLDLETQGVQLYGPDFVKWLLKKLEPNEFLFELAEKSGVVLLPGSGFGTSHPSARVSLANLTEVEYTRIGQAVRTLLDKYYDQYKRGGGKSKAANGSAKSRTVANVKKIAKSAKKVLSSSARNKTAGKK